Part of the Acidobacteriota bacterium genome, AACACCGACGCGTAGGCCGGTCCCGTGAAGGACCCGTCGTAGCCCGCGTCAATCAGCGCCCAGGCCTTGCGCTCCTCTTCGACCTTGCAGTTGATGAAGTCCACGATGTCCGGGTGCTCGGCGTTCAGGATGACCATCTTCGCCGCGCGGCGGGTCTTGCCGCCAGACTTGATCACCCCCGCGAAGGCGTCGTAGCCCTTCATAAACGACACGGGGCCCGATGCCGTGCCTCCGCCAGCGAGGATCTCGCGTGACGAGCGCAGCGACGACAGGTTCGTCCCGGTCCCGGATCCGAACTTGAACAGCATGCCTTCGGTTTTCGCGAGCGTCAGGATCGAGTCGAGCGTGTCCTCAACCGAGTTGATGAAACACGCCGACATCTGGGGGTGCTTCTCAATGCCGCAGTTGAACCAGACGGGGCTGTTGAAGCTGCCCTTCTGATACACCAGCAGGTGCTTCAGGTCGTCGCTGAAGGCCTGGACGGCCTCCTCGGTCGCGAAGTACTTCTGCGCGCGCGCCCAACCGGTGATCGTGTCGACCACGCGCCCGATCAACTGCCGGACGCTCCATTCGCGCTCGCTCACGCCCAGGGTCCCGCGGAAGTACTTCGAGACGACGATGTTGGTGGCCTGCTGCGACCAGAACTTCGGGGTTTCGACGCCGCGCTGCTCGAAGACAGCCTCGCCGCGTTCGTTGGCAATCACGGCATCGCGGGTGTCCCACACGATCTCGTCGAACGGATCGCGCCCGGCCACCGTGAAGTACCTCGAGTACTCCATCCCCGGCGCCGACGTCGCGGCACGCCGCGACGCGTCGCTGCCGGGATCAACCCCTTCGGAGCCCATCGCCCTGGTGTCCTGCGCCCCTCTCTGCATACGTCCTCCGACAACACAACGCCACCCTGGCCCCGACAGGCGCGTTGCCAACGACACTCAACCGCTGGTTGGTGACTGCGGCCCGGATTCTCCACCCGCGATGTCCGGCAACCGCGTGGCCAGAATGGCCAGTCCGCCCGTCGATCGGTGTCCCATCATCACGGTGCAATCACCTGCAGCGCCGATGCGCTGCTGACATCCCGGGAACCTCGCCGATCCTCGGTACGAACCCGCCGTCCTGTTCTGACTTCCACTGGCGAGAAGCTGGGAGATTCTCGCGCACCCTTATCTGATATCGAAGCGTCAATATGCGCTGGCCAGGCCGATCTTGTCAAGCGGAATTACACCACATATAGTGTCCCATGATTAGGGCGGACGCAATATAGTGTGTATTATGGCGCATTTTCACATTTTTCGCCATTTGTTCGCTTTTCGGTCTGCTGTAGAGTTTAAGACGCCCCTTCCAGGGTTTCGGTTGCAGGACGGCGGCTGATGGCGGCGCGCCGCCACTTCGGGCCGCGCGTAACCGCATGATAGAGTCACTGGATTGTGCAAGATCCCGTAACGGCGTCGGTTCCGGTCGTGCCGACGGCCCGGACCGCGACGCCACCAACGCTTGCCGCGCGGGTCTCCGCGCTGGTTGAGGTTGTGCTGGCCTCTGGATTCCCCACGCAGGTGGCGATCGGGCTGCTGCTCGTCGGGGCCGGCCTCGATGCGCACGCCCCAGGCGGCCGCCTTTCAATGACCTACGTGGTGACGCTGTGGCTTGTCGACGCGGTTGTGCTGGTCGGCCTCATCGTGGCGCTCGTCCGGCTTCGCGGCGAGCGCCTCAGCGTGCTGTTGTTCGGTACGCGATCGATCCTGCGCGAGGCCGGGCTGGGCCTGGCTCTGGTACCGGTGGTCTTCGGGCTGGTGATCGGGGCCCTGGTCACCGTGCGCCTGCTGTGGCCGGGCCTGCACAACGTCGCGATCAATCCATTCGAAGACCTGATCCAATCGCGCAGTGATGCCGCCATTCTCGCCACCGTCGCCGTGCTGAGCGGCGGCATCAAGGAAGAACTCCAGCGGGCCTTCGTGCTGCGCCGCTTCGAGCAGCATCTCGGCGGCGCGCGGGTCGGTCTCGTGATCTTCAGCGTGGTCTTCGGCGCGGGACACTTCATCCAGGGATGGGACGTGGGCGTCGTCACGACGCTGCTCGGCCTCTTCTGGGGCATCCTCTACCTGAAACGCGGGAGCTTCACCGCCTCCGCCGTGAGTCACTCTGGCTTCAATGTGGCGCAGATTGTCCAGTTCGTGGTCTTCGGATCGTAGCGCCCGGTGGATCGCCCTCCTGGTGCTGGTCGCCGCCCTGTCGATGCCGGGCGTGACGACGAGGCTCTATGCGGCCGACGAGGTCGAGGCGTTCTCGTTTCTCCGATCGCTCTGGTTCGATCACGACTTCTCGTTTGACAACGAGTACCGCCACCTGTACGAGAGCCGGGTCATCACCGACGAAGGTTTCCGACTGACGTTTCTCGAGTTCACCACGGAAACCGGGCTGCGGCGAAACTTCAGCACAATCGGCTGCGCGCTGCTGTGGGCACCGTTCTACGCCGTGGCGGATGCCGGCGTTCGCGTCGCGCGCGGGCTGGGCTACGCCGTCGAGGCAGACGGCTACTCGAGGCCCTATGTCGCGGCGGTGTGCTACGGCTCCGCGTGTTACGGCGTGATGGCGCTGGTGCTGGCGTTCGCGGTCGCGCGGCGCGTGCTGCAGATCGGCGGGATGCGGGATGCGGGACCGGCGGCCGCCGCCACGTGGGCCGTGTGGCTGGGGACGCCGCTGCTGTTCTACATGTACGTGGCGCCTCCGTATACGCACGCGGTGTCCGCCTTTACCGCTGCCGCCTTCGTCTGGGCATGGCTGATGGTGCGGGAGCGCTGGTCGCCAGGCGGCCTGGCCGTGCTCGGCGTGCTGGCCGCGATGATGACCATGGTCCGCGAGCAGGATGCCTTTCTTGCGCTGGGGCCTGGCCTCGACTTCGCCTGGTCGCTGCGGCGGCGCCCCAGGCCCCGCCTGCTCGCCTCAGCGCTCGCGTTCTCTGGAGCGTTCGCGCTCACGTTTCTTCCTCAAGCCGCGGCCTACCTGGCGCTCAACGGACGGCTTAGCCCATCTCGACTGGTCAGCCGGAAGATGAGCTGGACGGCGCCACACGCGCTGGACGTGCTGCTGTCGCCGGAGCACGGCTACGTGTGCTGGACGCCGCTCGCGCTGCTGGCGATGGTGGGCTGGGTGATGATGCTGACGTGGCGTCTTCCGCCATCCCCCGCCAACCAGCACACGCGGCCGCTGCGCTGGCTCGGCCTCTGCATGCTGGTGATGGCGCTCTCGCAGATCTACGTCGCCGGATCGGTTGAGAGCTGGACGGTCGCTGGCGCGTTCGGTCAGCGCCGTTTCGTCGTGTTGACGGTGCTGCTGGTCGTCGGGGTCGCGGTGCTGTATGCCCGGGCCCGCACACGCCTCGCGCGCGCCGCGCTCTCGCTCGTCGTGGTCATGAGCGTGTGGTGGAACCTCGGCCTCATGGTCCAGTTCGGCGCCGGCTGGATGGACCGCCAACGCCTCGATCTGCCGAAGAACGCCTACAATACCTTCGTCACCGTGCCACGGCGACTGCCGGAGATTGCCTATCGCTATCTCTTCGAGCGACAGAGCTTCTACCGGAACGCCACGGTGCCAGACGGCACGCGCTGACGAACAAGACGGGGTCCATTGCGCATTCGGTACTTGGCTGATATTCGCTTCCCGTTGGAGCGCGCCAATGGCGTGCAGACGATGGAGACGTGTCACGCGCTGGCACGCCTGGGCCACGACGTGCACCTGGTGGTGCGACCCGATCGCTTCACGCCCGGGCGTGATCCGTTCTCGTACTACGGCCTGCCGCCGATGGCGTCTCTGCACATTGAACAGGTCGCGACGCCTCGCCATCTTCCGGCGCGCCGCCTCGCGTACCTTGCGCAGGCGATCCGGCGCACGGTCTGCGCGAACGACACCGACGTCGTGCTGACCCGCGATCTGGGACTGGCGGCGCTGCTTTTGATGCTCCCGGCGCGCTGGCGTCCTCCGGTCGTGTATGAGTCGCACGGATTCGCCCCTGCCGTCAGCGCCGAGATGCCCACGCTTCACGCGGGCGCACCTGAGGCTGGAGGCGCGAAACGCCGGCGTCTCGACCGACGCGAACAGCGTGTATGGCGTCGGGCCGACGCGTATGTCACGATCACGGCTGGGCTCGCGCGCGAACTGGAACAGCGCTACGGTCCTCGCCCTCGCCTTGCCATTATCCCGGACGGCGCGCGTCTGCCTGTGGCCGGCAATCGATCCGATCTGGTGCACCACGCTCCCGACGCCACGCCGGTCGTCTGCTACGCGGGTCATCTGTATCCGTGGAAGGGGCTCGACGTACTGGTCGGCGCGCTCGGCCAACTGACCGACATGCGTGGGCTCATCGTGGGCGGCCTCGAGGGTGAAAGCGACTTCGCCAGGGTGAAGGCCCTGGCCGAGCAGGCGGCGCCGGGCCGCGTGGAGTTTGCGGGCATGGTCGAACCGCCGCGTGTCGCGGCCCTCCTGCAGAGAGCCGACGTGCTGGTCGTTCCGAATCTGCCCAGCCGGATATCGGCCGCTTATACGTCGCCGCTCAAGCTGTTCGAGTACATGGCCTCCGGCCGTCCGGTGGTGGCGTCCGATCTGCCGGCGCTCCGGGAAGTGCTCCGGCCTGATGACAACGCGGTACTGGTGGAGCCTGGAAGCGTCGACGCCCTGGCCGCGGGCATCCGGCGCGTCGTCGGCGACGCGGCTTTCGGTCGACGACTGGCGGCGAACGCGCGTCGCGACGTCGCCGAGTACACGTGGGACAAGCGGGCCGAACGGCTCGATGCCGCCCTGACGGCGGCGATGGAGACGCGCGCGTGATCTCGTCACGGTTGCTGACCCTGGTCCGGTGTCCTGATTGCGGCGGAACGCTGCGCAGCGGCCAGCCCGAACTGGTCTGCGCGGCGTGTGGTCGCCAATTCGCGACATCCGCGGAGTACCTGGTGCTGCACCCCGGCGTGAGTTACGCGGAACAGACCAAGTACCTCGACGAGGCGCTGCACGCCGACGCACGGCACGAACACGTGTCGCCGCCGCTCCTGTCGGCGAAGATCCGCAATGACGTGCTCCGGCAGTTCCTCGCACCGGGGTCGTCCGACACCGTGATCGATCTCGGGTGCGGCAGTGGCAAGGCCCTCGTCTGGAACGCCGACATGGGCGCATACCAGGTTGGCATCGACGTCAGCCCGTACTTCGCGCGGGAGGCCCGAGCCGAGATCGATCTGGTGCTTGGCGACCTGCGCCGGCTGCCGTTTGCCACCGGCGCGTTTTCGAAAGGCTATGCGCTCGACGTGTTCGAGCACGTGTCGCACGAGACGCTGGTCGACGTGCTGCGCGAAGCCGCACGCGTGCTGGCCCCTGGCGGCGCGCTGTTCGTCTACAGCCACGTGAGGAAGAACTCCCGGCTGGCTGGCGGTCTCAAAATGGTCAATGCCCTGGCGGGCTGGCTCGAACGCCGCGGCCTGATGGATCTGTCGCGCGAGCGGCTGCGAAAATCCGATCACCTCAACCCGCTGGCGGACATTCCCGATCTCGAGGCGGTGGTCGCGTCGGCCGGATTCCGGATCGCGCGCATCCGGTACTACACGCCGGCGGTCGGGGCGGTGGTCGAGAACATCTTCATGAGGCTCGCGGAGCACTGGCTTTCCCGACGCGCGGCCCGACGCGCGGCGTCAGCCGGCCGCGCCATCGACACGGCCGAAGCCGCCCGGCAGGCGCGTTCGACCGCCAAGGCGCGGGTGGATGGCCGGGGTCTGCCCTACATGGCGTTGCGGCTGACCACCTGGGCCATGACGCTCGACATGCTGCTCTTTGGGCGCGTGCGCTCGGGCCCGTTCTTTGCCCTGCTGGTAAAGGACGACGCGACCAGCAAGGAGCGGCGCCGGTGAAGATCCTGTATGTGGCGCTCGACCAGCGGGTCCCCGGCACCACCGGCGGATCGGTCCATGTGAGGTCGGTGGCCGACGGCCTGGCGGCATTGGGTCATGACGTCGACGTGCTCACCACACCGGGCGACGGGCCGTTTCCCGCCGGCCAGGTCCAGTGGCATGCCATGTCGCCGCCGTTCGGGATGCGTCATCTGCGCGGCCTGCGTGCCGCCGCGGTCGCCCGCATGGCCTACCGCGTCGGCGCCGAAGTCGTCATCGAGCGCTACCACAACTTCGGCGGGGAAGGCATCCGCGCGGCCGATGCGACTGATGCGCTGGCGGTACTCGAGGTCAATGCCCCGGTCATCGACTATCCGGGGTCGCCGAAAGCCTGGTTCGACCGACTCCTCGTTGTCGAGCCGATGCGTCGATGGCGTGAGTGGCAATGCCGGCGCGCCGATCTGGTCATCACACCGACCGCCGCCATCATCCCCGCGTTTGTGCCGCCGGACCGCATCGTCGAAATCGAGTGGGGCGCCGACACTGAATCGTTCAGGCCAGGCGCCGAGGGTCAACTGCCGTTTACCAGGGAACCGGGCGCAGTCCTCGCGGTCTTCGCCGGGGCCTTTCGCGCCTGGCACGGAGCCATCAATCTGGTCCGTGCCGTCCGCGCCCTGCGTGCGCGCGGCCGGAGCGGTCTTCAGGCCGTCCTGATTGGCGACGGCCCCGAATGGCCGCGGGTCAAAGAGGAAGCGTCGCACGTGCCTGGCATCACGCTGACCGGCGCCGTTCCGCACGATCAGATGCCGGCCTGCCTGGCTGCCGCCGACATCGGCGTCGCGCCCTTCGATCTCGAGGCGCACCCGCCGCTTCAACTCGCGTTCTACTGGTCGCCGCTCAAAGTGTTCGAGTACATGGCCGCGGGCCTCCCGGTTGTGGCACCGGCGATTCCCCGCCTCGCCAGCATCGTGCGGTCACACCAGGAGGGCCTGCTCTACAATCCCCGTGAACCCGGCGGTCTGGCCGAAGCGCTCGGGCGCCTGGTCGACGATGCCGCGTTGCGGCGGACGCTGGGAGCCGCGGCGCGCGAGCGTGTGGCGACGTCGTTCAGCTGGAAGGCCCACTGCACGCGACTCGACAAGGCGCTCACCGCGGCGCTCGACGCCCGTGTGGCGTCGGGCCAGGGCCCTGGCGCCAGGCACACGTCCTGATGCGCATCCTCATCGCGACCGACGCGTTTCCTCCTCACTGCGGCGGCAGCGGGTGGAGCACGTACGAGCTGGCGCGTGGATTGCGCCGGCATGGCCACGAACTGATCATCGTTCAGCCGCGTCCGGGACAGGCATCGAGCGGCACACGCGACTATGATGGCTTCGGGATCGAGGAGATGGCATGGGCCGCGCCGCGCGTGCCGTTTGTCAGGAATGTCTTCAAGAACGAGCGGCTGTGGGCGCAGCTCGCGGTGCGCATCCAGGAAGTGGCACGGGCGATCGGCGCCGACATTATCCACGCGCAACACGTCTTGACCGCTCCAGCCGCGGTGGAGGCCGGGCAGGCCTTGGGGATCCCGGTCGTCTGCACCGTGCGCGACTACTGGCCCGTCTGTTATTGGGGGACGCTCATCCACGATCCGCAGTCGGCCACACTCTGTCCGGCCTGTTCGGCGGGCATGATGACGCGGTGCGTGCGTCCACGCGCCGGAGCAGCCTGGCCAGCGGCCATTCCGTTCATCCCGTACATGCGGGGCAACCTCCGGCGAAAGCAGCAGTCCCTGGCACGCGCCGATGCGATTGTGGCCGTGAGTTCGACGATCGCACGGGATCTGGCGGACCGGTCCGACCTGTTGCGGCATGCCCGGATCGAGGTGGTGCCGAACCCGGTGGACATCACTGGCGTGCGCGCCGCGGCTGCCGGCACCACGGCGCCCCTTGAGGAGCCGTACGCCGTGTTTGTCGGCAAGCTCGAGGTGAACAAAGGCGCGGCTTTCCTGCTGCCGGCCGTCGAGCGTGCACGTCTGCCCTGGCCACTGGTGGTGGTTGGCGATGGCGCCTTGCGCGATCAGATGGAGGCTTCGGCCCGGCGGCTTGGGCGGGACGTGCGGTTCACCGGGTGGCTCGGGCGTGACGAGGCGCTGGCCTGGCTGGCGCACGCATCCCTGCTGGTGTTCCCGTCATACGGCCCGGAATCGTTGAGCCGCGTCCTGCTCGAATCGGCCTCTCTGGGTGTTCCGATGGCCGCCATGAACACCGGCGGCACGATCGATATCGTGCAGCACGAACAGACGGGGCTGTTGTCGTCGACGCCGGACGAACTGGGCGATCACGTGGCGCGGCTGGTGGCGGATCGGGCGCTGGCGGCGCGATTGGCCGCTCAGGCTCGCACCCACGTCGATCGGCATTTCGAGGCGGCGTCGGTCGTCGCGCGCATCGAGGCGATCTACGCCGCGGTCGCCAAGCGAGGGACGGCGCATGCCTGACCGCACTGCCTTCCCGGCCGGCTTGAGACTCGCGATCATCGCGCGATCGGTGGCTCCGCTGCACGGCATCGGCGGCCTGGAGCGGCACGTCGGCGATCTGGTGCGGCACATGCTCGAACGAGACGTCGAGGTGACACTCATCACGCGCGGCGTCACTGACCCCGAACAACTCGCGAATCTGACCCACCCGCGTCTGGTCGTGCACGAGGTGCCGTATCGCACGTTTCCGCTGGCCGGCCGCCGAGGTACGACCGTGCTGGATCGCTCGACGGCGTATCCGCTGTTCG contains:
- a CDS encoding CPBP family intramembrane metalloprotease encodes the protein MQDPVTASVPVVPTARTATPPTLAARVSALVEVVLASGFPTQVAIGLLLVGAGLDAHAPGGRLSMTYVVTLWLVDAVVLVGLIVALVRLRGERLSVLLFGTRSILREAGLGLALVPVVFGLVIGALVTVRLLWPGLHNVAINPFEDLIQSRSDAAILATVAVLSGGIKEELQRAFVLRRFEQHLGGARVGLVIFSVVFGAGHFIQGWDVGVVTTLLGLFWGILYLKRGSFTASAVSHSGFNVAQIVQFVVFGS
- a CDS encoding glycosyltransferase family 4 protein; the encoded protein is MRIRYLADIRFPLERANGVQTMETCHALARLGHDVHLVVRPDRFTPGRDPFSYYGLPPMASLHIEQVATPRHLPARRLAYLAQAIRRTVCANDTDVVLTRDLGLAALLLMLPARWRPPVVYESHGFAPAVSAEMPTLHAGAPEAGGAKRRRLDRREQRVWRRADAYVTITAGLARELEQRYGPRPRLAIIPDGARLPVAGNRSDLVHHAPDATPVVCYAGHLYPWKGLDVLVGALGQLTDMRGLIVGGLEGESDFARVKALAEQAAPGRVEFAGMVEPPRVAALLQRADVLVVPNLPSRISAAYTSPLKLFEYMASGRPVVASDLPALREVLRPDDNAVLVEPGSVDALAAGIRRVVGDAAFGRRLAANARRDVAEYTWDKRAERLDAALTAAMETRA
- a CDS encoding methyltransferase domain-containing protein; amino-acid sequence: MISSRLLTLVRCPDCGGTLRSGQPELVCAACGRQFATSAEYLVLHPGVSYAEQTKYLDEALHADARHEHVSPPLLSAKIRNDVLRQFLAPGSSDTVIDLGCGSGKALVWNADMGAYQVGIDVSPYFAREARAEIDLVLGDLRRLPFATGAFSKGYALDVFEHVSHETLVDVLREAARVLAPGGALFVYSHVRKNSRLAGGLKMVNALAGWLERRGLMDLSRERLRKSDHLNPLADIPDLEAVVASAGFRIARIRYYTPAVGAVVENIFMRLAEHWLSRRAARRAASAGRAIDTAEAARQARSTAKARVDGRGLPYMALRLTTWAMTLDMLLFGRVRSGPFFALLVKDDATSKERRR
- a CDS encoding glycosyltransferase family 4 protein, giving the protein MKILYVALDQRVPGTTGGSVHVRSVADGLAALGHDVDVLTTPGDGPFPAGQVQWHAMSPPFGMRHLRGLRAAAVARMAYRVGAEVVIERYHNFGGEGIRAADATDALAVLEVNAPVIDYPGSPKAWFDRLLVVEPMRRWREWQCRRADLVITPTAAIIPAFVPPDRIVEIEWGADTESFRPGAEGQLPFTREPGAVLAVFAGAFRAWHGAINLVRAVRALRARGRSGLQAVLIGDGPEWPRVKEEASHVPGITLTGAVPHDQMPACLAAADIGVAPFDLEAHPPLQLAFYWSPLKVFEYMAAGLPVVAPAIPRLASIVRSHQEGLLYNPREPGGLAEALGRLVDDAALRRTLGAAARERVATSFSWKAHCTRLDKALTAALDARVASGQGPGARHTS
- a CDS encoding glycosyltransferase family 4 protein, producing MRILIATDAFPPHCGGSGWSTYELARGLRRHGHELIIVQPRPGQASSGTRDYDGFGIEEMAWAAPRVPFVRNVFKNERLWAQLAVRIQEVARAIGADIIHAQHVLTAPAAVEAGQALGIPVVCTVRDYWPVCYWGTLIHDPQSATLCPACSAGMMTRCVRPRAGAAWPAAIPFIPYMRGNLRRKQQSLARADAIVAVSSTIARDLADRSDLLRHARIEVVPNPVDITGVRAAAAGTTAPLEEPYAVFVGKLEVNKGAAFLLPAVERARLPWPLVVVGDGALRDQMEASARRLGRDVRFTGWLGRDEALAWLAHASLLVFPSYGPESLSRVLLESASLGVPMAAMNTGGTIDIVQHEQTGLLSSTPDELGDHVARLVADRALAARLAAQARTHVDRHFEAASVVARIEAIYAAVAKRGTAHA